The Neobacillus sp. OS1-2 genome includes a window with the following:
- a CDS encoding polysaccharide biosynthesis protein, whose protein sequence is MQSKLLRGTFILTLGTILSKVIGLIYVIPFYQIVGKHGTQLYSYSYVPYTIFISIATAGVPLAVSKFIAKYNALEEYAVGRKLFKSGLMVMFLTGFVSFLFMYLGAPLMAKISHPSKEDMDSVITVIRAVSFALIVVPFMSLIRGYFQGHQSMGPSAVSQVVEQVVRIVFTLAGAYVVLKFLNGTIVSAVSVATFAAFIGAIGGLVVLFWYWFKRKPYLNQLLEHDKGTIDISLKEIYKEIFIYAAPFVFVGIANPLFQFIDQFTLSRTLMEMGMKRSLADVAFGILNFESHKIVIIPVSLATAFSLTLVPSITKAFIENDRKNLNRQLNQTFQVLLFLTLPAAIGLSLLAEPVYTAFYEHDPLGTQVLGAYAPVAILFSLYSVTAAILQGINEQRFTILSLLVGLLVKLSLNIPLIKMFETKGAVLATALGYIVAIVINLIVIKTFSRYPFRLVWRRSLLIVIFAGLMWAGTEIAYKLMLLFLSPASKLQSVLMIFISAGVGAAIYFYLGFKSGLVHRLFGDRIDRLMNKLKPGRRRSVEN, encoded by the coding sequence ATGCAATCAAAGCTCTTAAGGGGTACATTTATATTAACGCTAGGTACGATATTATCAAAGGTGATTGGCTTAATTTACGTTATTCCTTTTTATCAAATTGTTGGTAAACACGGGACACAGCTTTATTCTTACTCGTATGTTCCATATACCATTTTTATTAGTATCGCAACAGCAGGGGTGCCGCTCGCGGTCTCGAAATTTATTGCAAAATATAATGCATTGGAAGAATACGCGGTTGGACGTAAGTTGTTTAAATCTGGTTTAATGGTCATGTTCCTAACCGGGTTTGTATCGTTTTTATTCATGTACCTTGGTGCACCATTAATGGCAAAAATCAGTCATCCTAGTAAAGAGGACATGGATAGTGTCATTACTGTCATTAGGGCTGTCAGCTTTGCGCTGATTGTCGTTCCATTTATGAGCTTGATTCGGGGTTATTTTCAAGGACATCAATCAATGGGCCCGTCGGCCGTTTCACAGGTAGTGGAACAAGTCGTCCGTATTGTCTTTACACTTGCTGGAGCGTATGTTGTTTTAAAATTCTTAAATGGGACGATTGTATCTGCTGTTAGTGTGGCAACCTTTGCAGCCTTTATTGGTGCTATTGGTGGCTTGGTTGTTTTATTTTGGTATTGGTTTAAAAGAAAACCATATTTAAATCAACTTTTAGAACATGATAAAGGAACAATTGATATCTCTTTAAAGGAGATTTATAAAGAAATATTTATATATGCAGCTCCGTTCGTTTTTGTTGGGATTGCCAATCCATTATTCCAATTCATTGACCAATTTACGCTGAGCCGGACTTTGATGGAAATGGGCATGAAGAGAAGCTTAGCCGACGTTGCTTTCGGTATCTTGAACTTTGAGTCACATAAAATTGTTATTATCCCTGTCTCACTAGCAACCGCTTTTTCCTTAACACTTGTACCGAGCATCACAAAGGCATTTATTGAGAATGATCGCAAAAACTTGAACCGCCAATTAAATCAGACTTTTCAAGTCTTATTATTTTTAACATTACCAGCAGCTATTGGACTATCCTTATTGGCAGAGCCTGTTTATACTGCGTTTTATGAGCATGATCCACTCGGCACTCAAGTATTGGGTGCTTATGCTCCAGTTGCAATTTTGTTTTCTCTGTATTCGGTTACTGCCGCTATCCTGCAGGGGATAAATGAACAGAGGTTCACCATATTAAGTCTACTTGTTGGCCTGCTAGTAAAACTTTCCCTAAATATTCCACTCATCAAAATGTTTGAAACAAAAGGGGCAGTCCTTGCTACGGCACTAGGTTACATTGTAGCCATCGTGATTAATCTTATTGTAATAAAGACATTTTCTCGCTATCCATTCCGTCTTGTTTGGCGGAGGAGTTTATTAATTGTGATTTTCGCAGGATTAATGTGGGCTGGGACAGAGATTGCTTATAAATTAATGCTATTATTCCTTTCTCCAGCGTCCAAGCTGCAGTCAGTACTAATGATTTTTATAAGTGCTGGAGTTGGAGCCGCTATCTACTTTTACTTAGGTTTTAAATCGGGACTTGTCCACCGTTTATTCGGAGACAGAATTGACCGCTTAATGAACAAACTAAAACCTGGAAGGAGGAGAAGCGTTGAGAATTGA
- a CDS encoding NAD(P)/FAD-dependent oxidoreductase has protein sequence MEYDVIVIGGGPSGLMAAIAAGEKGAKVLLIDKGDKLGRKLAISGGGRCNVTNRLPIEEIIKHLPGNGKFLYSAFSIFSNEDIIKFFEKLGVGLKEEDHGRMFPVSNKAQSVVDALLEQLEKLHVRIFRNSPVADVIYENGTVAAVLLKDGQKIGTKSIVIAVGGKSVPHTGSTGDGYAWAKKAGHTITDLFPTEVPITSNEPFIKNKSLQGLALRDVNLSVLNPKGKPIITHRMDMLFTHFGLSGPAVLRCSQFVVKAMKKWNLKEVTMSIDVLPDKKEEGIFQEINMLVKSEPKKSIKNTLKGLVPERYLLFLLEQSGIDPSEQGSTISNEKIRSFAKSCKQFSIKVNGTLPLEKAFVTGGGVSVKEIEPQTMGSKLMGGLYFCGEILDVHGYTGGYNITSALVTGRLAGTNAALLTKKGLM, from the coding sequence ATGGAATATGATGTCATTGTCATTGGCGGTGGTCCTTCCGGGTTAATGGCCGCTATTGCTGCCGGTGAAAAAGGGGCAAAGGTTTTGTTAATTGATAAAGGAGACAAGCTTGGACGGAAGTTGGCGATTTCCGGTGGCGGGCGCTGTAATGTTACCAACCGCCTGCCTATCGAAGAAATCATTAAACACTTGCCGGGTAATGGGAAGTTTTTATATAGTGCTTTTTCGATTTTTAGTAATGAAGATATTATTAAATTCTTTGAAAAATTAGGCGTCGGTTTAAAGGAAGAGGATCACGGACGGATGTTCCCGGTTTCGAATAAAGCCCAATCGGTTGTCGATGCACTTTTAGAACAATTAGAAAAGCTCCATGTAAGAATTTTCAGAAACAGTCCGGTGGCAGACGTTATTTATGAAAATGGAACTGTTGCGGCGGTTTTGTTGAAGGACGGGCAAAAGATCGGGACAAAATCAATTGTCATTGCCGTTGGCGGAAAGTCTGTTCCCCATACTGGTTCGACGGGTGATGGTTATGCCTGGGCGAAGAAAGCTGGGCACACGATTACAGACCTGTTTCCGACGGAAGTACCCATTACGTCCAACGAACCCTTTATCAAAAATAAATCACTTCAAGGTTTAGCTTTAAGGGACGTTAATTTGAGTGTGTTGAATCCAAAGGGCAAACCAATTATCACCCACCGAATGGATATGCTGTTTACCCATTTTGGTCTCAGCGGACCAGCAGTTCTACGCTGCAGCCAGTTTGTTGTTAAAGCAATGAAGAAGTGGAATCTGAAAGAAGTTACGATGAGTATTGATGTATTGCCGGACAAAAAGGAAGAAGGAATTTTTCAAGAAATCAACATGCTTGTTAAAAGTGAGCCTAAGAAAAGTATTAAAAATACGTTAAAAGGTCTTGTTCCTGAACGATATCTACTATTCCTTTTAGAACAAAGTGGGATTGACCCATCTGAACAAGGCAGCACCATTTCAAACGAAAAAATTCGTAGTTTTGCCAAAAGCTGCAAGCAATTCTCAATCAAGGTAAATGGCACCCTTCCACTGGAAAAGGCATTCGTGACCGGTGGAGGTGTGTCTGTTAAAGAAATCGAACCGCAGACAATGGGCTCCAAATTAATGGGAGGTTTATATTTTTGCGGTGAAATTCTTGATGTGCATGGGTACACCGGAGGATATAATATTACCTCTGCCCTCGTAACCGGCAGGCTTGCCGGAACCAATGCTGCTTTGTTGACCAAAAAAGGCCTGATGTAA
- a CDS encoding sporulation protein Cse60 has protein sequence MIQVKLFDREHEKDLEKEMNRFLKGIDEKSLLDIKYNVAAMTEEEEEEQIYCFSAMIIYKA, from the coding sequence GTGATACAGGTTAAACTATTTGATCGGGAGCATGAGAAGGATCTAGAGAAGGAAATGAATCGCTTTTTGAAAGGAATAGATGAAAAGAGTCTGCTAGATATAAAATATAATGTTGCGGCAATGACGGAGGAAGAAGAGGAAGAGCAGATTTATTGCTTTTCGGCGATGATAATTTATAAGGCCTGA
- a CDS encoding rhodanese-like domain-containing protein, protein MEEIQTITPEELQKKLEAGEKLELVDVREDEEVAAGMIPGAKHIRMGDIPINLDYFDKDKEYIFICRSSGRSGNVCHYLQDQGYKVRNMVGGMLQWTGETN, encoded by the coding sequence ATGGAAGAAATTCAAACGATTACACCAGAAGAGTTACAAAAGAAGCTTGAGGCAGGGGAGAAACTTGAACTTGTCGATGTGAGAGAAGATGAAGAAGTAGCAGCGGGAATGATTCCAGGTGCCAAGCATATTCGCATGGGGGATATTCCTATTAACTTGGATTATTTTGATAAGGATAAAGAGTATATCTTTATTTGCCGTTCAAGCGGGCGCAGTGGGAATGTTTGTCATTATCTGCAGGATCAGGGCTACAAAGTCCGTAACATGGTTGGCGGTATGTTGCAATGGACAGGAGAAACAAACTAA